A window of Treponema primitia ZAS-1 genomic DNA:
CCTTGGGTAATGACGGCTGTTGAGGAACCACCGAAGCTGTCCGGGGCGCGGAGGCAATTGTTGCCTGAGGGGCAGATCGGGGTGCAGGCCGCTCGTGCGGAGGAATAGGGCCGATGAAAAAGCGCGGGTCCAGATAGGTATCATCCTTGGATGGCTGTGACCCAACAGGCGGTATTTCAGTCCTTGGGGCTATGGTCACCGCACTCTGGGGAGGACGTTCCTCGGCGGGAACGAGGGTAATCACCGGCGGTGGTGGGGGTGGAGGCAGCGCAGTCGGCTTAGAGGCCGGGGCTACCAGTACCAGGGGCGGTGAAGCCGGTTCGGGTGTTGGTACTGCAATCAGGGTGGGTTCAGGATCCGTAGCCGGGGGTACTTCCGGATAGACAACTTCTGCAATGACCGGCGCAGGCTCGACTTCTTCGGGAAGCCAGTTAGGCCTCGCTTCAACACGTACAGACCCATCGGCGGGATAGCTCACCGGTGGAGGGTTATACGTTTCGGGTCTGTTTACAACATCACTGTAAAACCGATCCTCCGGGTTTGCAGATGCAAGATCCCCGGTTCTAGCGGTTCGTACGGTGGAACTGACCACAGCAGGCGTATTAGGCGCGATATTGACCTGATCTTCCGGGTTTCCCGACAATTCGCGATCATCGGTAAAGCGGGAGTAAGCGACAGGATCCGAGGGTTGGGTCATGCGGATACGACCTATGCCCCGGGTTTGTATGCCTATGGCGGTGGCAGCATTCCGGGAAAGCATGGCCAGCAGCCCCGGGGAATCCAGACTGGCGGCTACGATTACTCGAATAGTCCTGCCATTTTCCAGATTGGTTACATCCACCACCGTATTGCGGGGGAAGGAATTGGTTGCCGCATAATAAGCCCCCTCAGGAAACTCTCCCGAAGTAGATACCGCAGCAGAACCCTCCCATACTGAAGCGCCGATAAAAATCAAGGCTGCCATTAAAACGCATAGGCCGATATTGATTTTTTTCATACTATTCCTATCCTTTTTCTCTGTTAATCTTTCAGATGCGCCGCTATAACCCTGGCCGCGCTCATGGCATTGGCCATATCATCCCTATCCGTGGTATGGACCTCAGCTGCGGGAGTATATTCTTGGGAAAATAAAAAACGGTAGGGCTCTGTTTTAAAAAGCCTGATGGAAATACTGCGCGGTTTCGGAAGCTCCATTCCGATCTTAGGCTGGTTTTCATAATCCAGTACCGCCAGGATAAAAAAGTCCGCTCCCCCATCAAGGGCTTCTCCCAGGGATGCCTTTGCCTCGTCGGGAAGGTTTTTCTGAGGCTTTTGCGAGACCCTCAGGATAGGGGTATTACTTACAATATGGCCGGTATCGAAAAATACACCCAAAAGCGCGTCTTCCCAGAGCCTTGAAGACTCTATGGTAGGGGTCTCCTCCCTCAGTCCGGTCTCAATTACCATAAAAGAAACCGTGGCCCCCTGGGCGGAAACGGCTAAGACCACGGCCAAAAATGTAATGATACTAATATTTTTTACAAACATGGTGAACCCCCTTTAACCTATCGGCATAAGCAGCCCTAATCTAAAGCGGCGGAACGGGACTACTGGCTAAAAAACGTATGGCATGATATTCTTTTATTAATGAAGTACTATGCTATTCAGGTAAAAACCAGGGCCGAAGAAAAGTATATCCGGCTTTTTAATGCATTGCACCCGGATATAAGTATAAAAACCTATTTTCCCAAGCGGCAGATTGATATACGGCGTCGGCATAAGATTTCCCAAACCAATACGGGAATATTTCCGGGCTATGTTTTTATTGAAATTGACGAGGAAGAGGATGTTCATACCTACCAATGGGCTTTTCGTACCACCGACGGGTTTTACCGTTTTCTGAAATCCAACCAAAACATCTGCGCCCTCCAGGATAAGGACCTGGAACTGGTGCTTCATTTTATCAAAAACGTTGGTCCCCTGGCAGGAAAATCAAAGGTCTATTTTGATGAAAATTCCCGCATAGTGGTGACCGATGGACCATTAATGGGGCTTGAGGGAAAGATTATAAAGGTCGATAAAAGAAAAGGGCGGGCAAAGATCAAGCTGGACCTGTATGACGATACCTTTGCCATAGACCTGGCTTTCGAGGTGATAGGAACAAAGCGCTGAGTTTCAGAGGGGGGGGATAATATATGGATACACAAAAATCAGGACGTCTGTACATTATCGGAGCGGGGTTTGCCGGTCAAGCCCTGGCAAATGAGATTAAAACAAAGGCTATTTTCGGGGAGGTCGTCGCCTTTCTGGATGACGATCCCGATAACATAGGCCGTAAAATCGATGGCATCCCGGTTCTGGGGCCCATCAAGGATGTAGCCCGGCTCCTGCGGATGAACCCTGCGGACGAAGCTATCATAGCCATGCCCGGGGCTTCCCGGGAATACTTAAAAGAAATCTACGGCATACTCAAACGGGCGGGCTTTATACGTATCCGGATACTTCCGGGTATGTCCCAAAGCGTCGAAGATGATGCCCACCTGATCCAGACCCGTTCCATCGACCCCCAGGATCTGCTTGGCCGTACCCCGGTGGCGGTAAACCTGAAACAGAGCCTGGCCTACCTGCGGGGCAAGCGGGTATTGGTTACCGGTGCGGGGGGGTCCATCGGCAGCGAGCTTTGTCGGCAGCTCCTTTCCGGCGGTGTGTCCCGGCTCTACCTGTTTGGGCATGGCGAAAATTCCATCTACCAGATTGATCGAGAACTAAGGATCCTCCAGGAGGAGGGGGTTGGCGAAAAAACTACCCTTATCCCCATCATCGGGGACCTCAAGGATCGGGAATATATGGACTTTATCCTGGCCCGGCTCAAGGCTGATGTTATCTTCCACGCCGCTGCCTACAAGCATGTGCCCATGATGGAAGAAAATGCCGTGGCTGCCATTGAAAACAATTTTTTCGGTACCGACAATCTGATAAACGCCGCCCGGCATAACGGGGTAAAGCGTTTCGTCCTTATCACCACCGACAAAGCGGTGGACCCCGTTTCGGTCTACGGCGCTTCCAAGTACCTCTGCGAGCGGCTGGTCCTGGAAGCAGCAGCCAAGGCTGCGTCGGAAGCTGAAAAAATAAACTATATGGTGGTACGGTTTGGGAACGTTCTGGGTTCCCGGGGTTCCATCATGCCCCTTTTCCAAAAGCAGATCGAAAAAGGCGGCCCGGTAACCATCACCCATCCGGAGATGCGCCGCTATTTTATGACCATCCCCGAAGCCTGTTCCCTGGTGCTCAAAGCCGGCGGGGTCGGCGAAAGCGGCAAGCTCTACCTCCTGGACATGGGGGAACCGGTGCGGATCCGGGACATGGCGGAACAGATGATACGCTTCTACGGCTTTGAGCCGGAAGAGGACATTAAGATCGAATATATAGGGCTGCGGCCCGGGGAACGGCTGGACGAGGATCTCTGGGGAAAGGATGAAATCCCCCTGGACACCGAATTCAAACGGATACGCCGGGTGGAGCGGAAACGGCCTTCCACGGTTGATCCGGAGGATTTGCTGGAAAAACTTAAGCCCGTAGTCCATTTTGATCCGGAACAAGCGAAACAGTACCGGAACACTGCCCTCCTCCGGGAAATTCTGGAAGATGCCATTCCCAGTCTCATGCCTCTGCGCCTTGCCCAAGGGATCACCGTTAATGGGTACTGAAGGAACCGAAGATATACCCTTTGCCCGTCCCTTTATCGGAAAAGAAGAGGAAGAAGCGGTTCTGAGGGTGCTCCGTTCCGGATGGCTTACCACCGGGAAAGAGGCGCTGGCCTTTGAAAAGGAATTTGAAGAATTCCTTTCTGATAGTCCTTCCAGCAAGTTGCGCTGTTTGGCGGTGAATTCCGCAACTTCCGGTCTCCACCTTGCCCTGGAAGCCTGCGGCGCCGGTCCCGGAGATACGGTACTGGTCCCTTCCTTTACCTTCACCTCCACCGCCGAAGTAGCCCGTTACTTAGGCGCCGAAGTGGTCTTTGTAGATCTTGCTCCCGATTCTTTCCTTATGGACCCGGTTGCTCTGGAGAGAACCTTGGACCGCTTGTCCCGCGGCTTGCCCGCATACGGTGGACTAAAGTCCGCTGGACAAAAATCCGACGGCCGTGGTGATTTTGGCCCCACGGGAAAGCCCCGGGCGGTGATCCCAGTCCACTACGGCGGCCTCTCCTGCGATATGAAGGCCATCATGGAAATTGCCCATCGCTATGGCGTTAAGGTAATTGAAGACGCCGCCCACGCGTTTCCTTCAAGATTGAAGGACGGACGTTTCGCGGGAACCCTGGCCGATGCCGGGGTCTTTTCGTTTTACGCCACGAAGACTATCACCACCGGCGAGGGGGGAATGGTGGCAACCCGGGACCAGGCCATCGCAGACCGGATTGCCATAATGCGTTCCCACGGCATAGACCGGGCGGTGTGGAATCGCTATACGGACCGGAAAGCCTCCTGGTATTACGAGGTGGTGGAACCGGGGTTTAAGTATAACCTGCCGGACCTTCTGGCCGCCCTGGGAAGGGTTCAGCTAAAACGTGCCTGGCGTCTTTTGGAAGAACGGCGGCAAATAGCCGCCCGGTACAACGCCGCCTTTGCCGCTGACAACCGCTTTATCCTACCCCCAACGGGAGACGAAAATGCCTGGCATCTCTACCCACTGCGCGTAAACCTTGCAAATTTTGGCCTTTCAAGGGATACTATGATTGAAAAACTTCAGGATAGGGGTATCGGCGTTTCGGTACATTTTATTCCCCTGCATATTATGCCTTATTACAAAAAACGGCATAATCTTCTTCCGGAGGATTTTCCCGAATCGTTAAAACGGTTTAAGGGGATCGTATCTCTTCCCATTTGGCCCGGGATGGAGCAGGAGCAGATTGAAAGGGTCATCACCGGGGTTAAACAGGAGAACAGGACAGAATTTTGAAGGAAAGGCCAGGATTTGTTTCAGATATTTCGATCCGGGGAACTCTGTACGGGTTAACCATCCGTTCAACGGTTTCCAAGGGCAGGCTTAATTCCATTGATTGTCCCCGTATGCCCGCTTCGTATACCCTGATCCGGGCGGAGGACATTCCCGGAAAAAATCAGCTTTTTGACTTTGCCGTTCCGGTTTTGGCAAGGGATGAACTTTCTTATTTCGGCCAGCCCGTAGCCATCCTGGTAGGCCCCGACGAATCGCGGCTGGAAGAATTTGCGGCCCAATGCCGTATCCAGGCGGAAGAAGAATTGCCGGTTTTTTCCCTCAATTCCCTTAAGGATGAAGATCTCTTTGCCCGACGGGAAATAATAATAGGCGACAGCGATACTATCATGGGAGAATCCAAATCCATAATAAGCGGTATCTATAGAACCGGCATACAGGAGCATTGGTATTCTGAACCCGTTGGGGCCATCGCGGTGTATTCAGAACAACTGTTGATCCATACGGCAACCCAATGGCCCTTTCATGTCCGTAATTCAATAGCCCAGGTATTAAAAATTGATCCCCGAACAGTTACGGTAGAACCGGTGGGCGGCGGAATCCCCATGGACGGAAAACTGTGGTACCCCTCCCTGGTGTCCTGCCATGCCGCCCTGGGGAGTTGGCTCACAAAAAAACCGGTACGGATCCTGTTGACCCGGGAGGATGATTTCCGGTATTCCCCAAAGCGGAACGGAACCGAAATCCGTATTTCCAGCGCCCTGGATGAACAGGGACGCCTGCTGGCCACCCAAATCCATGCTATTGCGGACATGGGCGCCCAGGGTGTCTTTACCGATGAGATTCTGGACCGGGTCTGTCTGGGCGCATTGGGAGGCTATAAACACCGGAATGTAAAAATCACCGGTTCCGCTGTTAAAACCAACGTTCCTCCCGGGGGACCCTTTTCGGGGTTCGGTCTTGCCCAGGGCTTTTTCGCCATGGAGCGGCATATTTCCCGCATCGCCGATACCCTTAAGCAGGATCCGGCGGAATGGCGAAAGAATAACTCATTTAGCCATCAAAAAAACTTGATCATAGGCGCCCCCATTAAGGATCCAATTCCCCTTGATGCGCTGCTGGATACCGCCGCAGCCATGAGTGACTATCACCGTAAATGGGCCTCCTATGAGCTGCTCCGGGATCGCCGCCGATCAGACAGAGCAGGGGATCGCCCGGATGTTTCGCGAAGTCCGACAGAAACTTTCCGGGGTATTGGTATATCCTGCGCCTATCAGGGCAGCGGCCTTCTGTATAACAGCGGTGATAAGGCAAGTTACGCGGTGGATGCTACCCTGGATAAGGACGGTGTCCTGGAGATCAGAACCAGTATAAGCCCTTCCAACGATGATGCGTTTGATCTCTGGAGGAATATTGCTGCGGAAAGTCTATCCCTGGAGCCCGCTGCGGTCCGCATTGTTTTTGGATCCACCGATGACACCCCCGATTCAGGGCCGGATACCCTTTCCCGAAACATAAGCATCCTCACAAAACTGGTGGAAAAGGCCTGCGGGGATATCCGGAAGCAGCGTTTTCGGGACCCCCTGCCCATAACGGTACACCGAGCCTATCGCCCCACAAAGGCTCCGAACTGGGAGGGTAAAATATTTGATGCCCAATCCCTGTCCCTGCTCAGCTTGGGAGCGGCGGTGGTGGAAGTAGAAGTGGATCCCTTTGAGTATACCCCGAAGATCCGCGGCGCCTGGCTTGGGGTTGATGCAGGAAAGATACTTTCGGAAATCCGGGCCCGGCGTTCCCTGAAATTTTCGATTATCCAAGCCCTGGGCTGGGCTTCCCGGGAACAGCTTTCCTACGTGGACGGCCAAATACCCCTGCGGCATATCTATGATTACGATATCCCCAGCCCCCAGGATATTCCCCATATTCAGATAGATTTTATATGGAATGATACGGTAAAGCCCAAGGGCATTGGAGAATTGCCCTATAGCTGTATCCCCGCAGCCTATGTGCAGGCGGTATCCCAGGCTATGGACTATCCCTTTGAAAAAATTCCCATCACCGCCCGGGATGTATGGGAAGCGCTTAAGCTAAAAAAACGGGAGGGTGAGGCATGACCCTGGGATTTATCCTTAACGGTGAAGACGTGGTGGTAAAGGCCGATGCGGATCGCCGGCTTATCGACATTCTGCGGAACCATTTCAAGCTCCTCGGGGCCAAAGAAGGCTGTTTAAGCGGAGTCTGCGGGTCCTGCTCGGTGATATTTAACGGCAAGGTGGTTCCTTCCTGCCTCATACCCGCCTTCCGGATCCGGGGAAGCGAAATCATCACCATAGAGGGATTCTCCCAGACCGATGAATACCAGGATATTAAAGAGGGTTTTTCCCGGTCCGGGGTGGAAAACTGCGGGTATTGTGACGCAGGAAAGATACTCGCCGTGGAAACCCTGTTGGAGGGAAATCTCCGGCCCACCAGGGATGAGATTTTGGCGGCCTTCAAGGGCATTAAGTGCCGTTGTACCGAACCTGATAGTTTGATAGAGGGTGTGTTAGCCACCTGCGATATCCGGCAGCGGAGGTTATATGGACGCTCTGCATAACCAGGTATTTTTCCCCTCCTCCCTGCCTGAACTGTTCTCCGCCTGGACCCGGTTCCCCGACGCTGTCCCCTTTGCCGGCGGCGCCGAACTGTTGCGAAACCAGGGTAAACAGATCCTCAGTCTCCCCCGGAATATCCTTGCCCTGGAACAGTTGGACGAACTTCACCGGATTACCCGGACCGAGCGGTACCTGGAAATCGGCGCCATGGTTAAG
This region includes:
- a CDS encoding xanthine dehydrogenase family protein molybdopterin-binding subunit produces the protein MKERPGFVSDISIRGTLYGLTIRSTVSKGRLNSIDCPRMPASYTLIRAEDIPGKNQLFDFAVPVLARDELSYFGQPVAILVGPDESRLEEFAAQCRIQAEEELPVFSLNSLKDEDLFARREIIIGDSDTIMGESKSIISGIYRTGIQEHWYSEPVGAIAVYSEQLLIHTATQWPFHVRNSIAQVLKIDPRTVTVEPVGGGIPMDGKLWYPSLVSCHAALGSWLTKKPVRILLTREDDFRYSPKRNGTEIRISSALDEQGRLLATQIHAIADMGAQGVFTDEILDRVCLGALGGYKHRNVKITGSAVKTNVPPGGPFSGFGLAQGFFAMERHISRIADTLKQDPAEWRKNNSFSHQKNLIIGAPIKDPIPLDALLDTAAAMSDYHRKWASYELLRDRRRSDRAGDRPDVSRSPTETFRGIGISCAYQGSGLLYNSGDKASYAVDATLDKDGVLEIRTSISPSNDDAFDLWRNIAAESLSLEPAAVRIVFGSTDDTPDSGPDTLSRNISILTKLVEKACGDIRKQRFRDPLPITVHRAYRPTKAPNWEGKIFDAQSLSLLSLGAAVVEVEVDPFEYTPKIRGAWLGVDAGKILSEIRARRSLKFSIIQALGWASREQLSYVDGQIPLRHIYDYDIPSPQDIPHIQIDFIWNDTVKPKGIGELPYSCIPAAYVQAVSQAMDYPFEKIPITARDVWEALKLKKREGEA
- a CDS encoding polysaccharide biosynthesis protein, which gives rise to MDTQKSGRLYIIGAGFAGQALANEIKTKAIFGEVVAFLDDDPDNIGRKIDGIPVLGPIKDVARLLRMNPADEAIIAMPGASREYLKEIYGILKRAGFIRIRILPGMSQSVEDDAHLIQTRSIDPQDLLGRTPVAVNLKQSLAYLRGKRVLVTGAGGSIGSELCRQLLSGGVSRLYLFGHGENSIYQIDRELRILQEEGVGEKTTLIPIIGDLKDREYMDFILARLKADVIFHAAAYKHVPMMEENAVAAIENNFFGTDNLINAARHNGVKRFVLITTDKAVDPVSVYGASKYLCERLVLEAAAKAASEAEKINYMVVRFGNVLGSRGSIMPLFQKQIEKGGPVTITHPEMRRYFMTIPEACSLVLKAGGVGESGKLYLLDMGEPVRIRDMAEQMIRFYGFEPEEDIKIEYIGLRPGERLDEDLWGKDEIPLDTEFKRIRRVERKRPSTVDPEDLLEKLKPVVHFDPEQAKQYRNTALLREILEDAIPSLMPLRLAQGITVNGY
- the loaP gene encoding antiterminator LoaP, which gives rise to MKYYAIQVKTRAEEKYIRLFNALHPDISIKTYFPKRQIDIRRRHKISQTNTGIFPGYVFIEIDEEEDVHTYQWAFRTTDGFYRFLKSNQNICALQDKDLELVLHFIKNVGPLAGKSKVYFDENSRIVVTDGPLMGLEGKIIKVDKRKGRAKIKLDLYDDTFAIDLAFEVIGTKR
- a CDS encoding SPOR domain-containing protein produces the protein MKKINIGLCVLMAALIFIGASVWEGSAAVSTSGEFPEGAYYAATNSFPRNTVVDVTNLENGRTIRVIVAASLDSPGLLAMLSRNAATAIGIQTRGIGRIRMTQPSDPVAYSRFTDDRELSGNPEDQVNIAPNTPAVVSSTVRTARTGDLASANPEDRFYSDVVNRPETYNPPPVSYPADGSVRVEARPNWLPEEVEPAPVIAEVVYPEVPPATDPEPTLIAVPTPEPASPPLVLVAPASKPTALPPPPPPPVITLVPAEERPPQSAVTIAPRTEIPPVGSQPSKDDTYLDPRFFIGPIPPHERPAPRSAPQATIASAPRTASVVPQQPSLPKGSIFSVPITNQLEGGKYYVQIGAFTQPDTLEVAVTRINRRYPLTVQPGGSHNSLVYRLLIGPLNVGESGAVLQRVKSNGYPDAFVRYQ
- a CDS encoding DegT/DnrJ/EryC1/StrS family aminotransferase gives rise to the protein MGTEGTEDIPFARPFIGKEEEEAVLRVLRSGWLTTGKEALAFEKEFEEFLSDSPSSKLRCLAVNSATSGLHLALEACGAGPGDTVLVPSFTFTSTAEVARYLGAEVVFVDLAPDSFLMDPVALERTLDRLSRGLPAYGGLKSAGQKSDGRGDFGPTGKPRAVIPVHYGGLSCDMKAIMEIAHRYGVKVIEDAAHAFPSRLKDGRFAGTLADAGVFSFYATKTITTGEGGMVATRDQAIADRIAIMRSHGIDRAVWNRYTDRKASWYYEVVEPGFKYNLPDLLAALGRVQLKRAWRLLEERRQIAARYNAAFAADNRFILPPTGDENAWHLYPLRVNLANFGLSRDTMIEKLQDRGIGVSVHFIPLHIMPYYKKRHNLLPEDFPESLKRFKGIVSLPIWPGMEQEQIERVITGVKQENRTEF
- a CDS encoding (2Fe-2S)-binding protein, translated to MTLGFILNGEDVVVKADADRRLIDILRNHFKLLGAKEGCLSGVCGSCSVIFNGKVVPSCLIPAFRIRGSEIITIEGFSQTDEYQDIKEGFSRSGVENCGYCDAGKILAVETLLEGNLRPTRDEILAAFKGIKCRCTEPDSLIEGVLATCDIRQRRLYGRSA